In Streptantibioticus cattleyicolor NRRL 8057 = DSM 46488, a genomic segment contains:
- a CDS encoding UTP--glucose-1-phosphate uridylyltransferase, whose translation MSRNPDRVRKAVIPVAGLGTRFLPATKATPKEMLPVVDKPAIQYVVEEAVAAGLSDLLMVTGRNKRPLEDHFDRNYELEEILQRKGEDEKLARVLEPNDMADIHYVRQGDPRGLGHAVLCAAPHVGTDPFAVLLGDDLLDPRDPLLPSMIETRERFGGSVVALMQVPADQIHLYGCAAVEHTGPGPVVRITDLVEKPAADQAPSTYAVIGRYVLDAGVFGVLRTTAPGRGGEIQLTDALRQMARTGDAGPVHGVVYTGRRYDTGDRADYLRATVRLACEREDLGGDFQRWLLSFVDRELRPAPAPAPAAAHEDSAA comes from the coding sequence ATGAGTCGAAACCCTGACCGCGTCCGCAAGGCGGTCATTCCGGTGGCCGGTCTCGGAACGCGTTTTCTGCCGGCCACGAAAGCGACCCCGAAGGAAATGCTGCCGGTCGTCGACAAGCCGGCCATCCAGTACGTGGTGGAGGAGGCCGTGGCCGCCGGGCTGTCGGACCTGCTGATGGTCACCGGCCGCAACAAGAGGCCGCTGGAGGACCACTTCGACCGCAATTACGAGCTCGAGGAGATCCTGCAGCGCAAGGGCGAGGACGAGAAACTGGCCCGGGTCCTGGAACCCAACGACATGGCCGACATCCACTACGTGCGCCAGGGCGACCCGCGCGGCCTGGGCCACGCGGTGCTGTGCGCGGCCCCGCACGTGGGCACCGACCCCTTCGCCGTCCTGCTCGGCGACGACCTGCTCGACCCGCGCGACCCGCTGCTGCCGTCGATGATCGAGACCCGCGAGCGGTTCGGCGGCTCGGTGGTGGCGCTGATGCAGGTGCCGGCCGACCAGATCCACCTGTACGGCTGCGCGGCGGTGGAACACACCGGTCCGGGACCGGTGGTACGCATCACCGACCTGGTCGAGAAACCCGCCGCCGACCAGGCCCCCAGCACCTACGCGGTCATCGGCCGCTACGTGCTGGACGCCGGTGTCTTCGGCGTGCTGCGCACCACCGCGCCCGGCCGCGGCGGGGAGATCCAGCTGACCGACGCGCTGCGGCAGATGGCCCGCACCGGCGACGCCGGCCCGGTGCACGGCGTGGTGTACACCGGGCGCCGCTACGACACCGGCGACCGCGCCGACTACCTGCGCGCCACCGTGCGCCTGGCGTGCGAACGCGAGGACCTGGGCGGGGACTTCCAGCGCTGGCTGCTGTCCTTCGTCGACCGCGAACTGCGCCCCGCCCCCGCCCCGGCTCCGGCCGCGGCCCACGAGGACAGCGCCGCCTGA
- a CDS encoding ParB/RepB/Spo0J family partition protein: MAVVSVPTAQQDMAGQASLVAGEGAGGLSEPQLVPLGLLLPADSPRRSADNADHARSLAESENGFPPITVHRPSMRVIDGMYRVRAAELRGQAHIEVRFFDGSPEDAFVLAVRSNIGHGLPLSLAERKAAAARIVLSHAHWSDRAIAAVTGLAAKTVASLRRSAARGTEQPQARIGRDGRRRPLDSAEGRRRAVELITRSPQASLREVAKAAGISPGTVRDVRRRLASGLDPIPAQRRAAARPAPAAPPRGAQPAAVRSGGQVRARITAARTHPSLARPAAAGAAGRVLGPAALRGGADRDREAMFKALCRDPSLRHSETGRLLLRMLEMHAMAPQQWQAVTDAVPAHCADLVRALAAECARSWQEFATVVARGRCA; the protein is encoded by the coding sequence ATGGCTGTCGTCAGTGTGCCGACGGCGCAGCAGGACATGGCCGGTCAGGCGTCGTTGGTGGCGGGGGAGGGCGCCGGTGGTCTGAGTGAGCCTCAGCTGGTGCCGCTCGGGCTGCTGCTGCCGGCCGATTCACCGCGCCGCAGCGCGGACAACGCCGATCACGCCCGGTCGCTCGCCGAGTCCGAGAACGGGTTCCCGCCGATCACCGTGCACCGGCCCTCGATGCGGGTGATCGACGGGATGTACCGGGTACGGGCGGCGGAGCTGCGCGGCCAGGCCCATATCGAGGTGCGGTTCTTCGACGGTTCGCCGGAGGACGCCTTCGTGCTGGCGGTGCGGTCCAACATCGGGCACGGGCTGCCGCTGTCGCTGGCCGAGCGCAAGGCGGCGGCGGCCCGGATCGTGCTCTCCCACGCCCACTGGTCGGACCGGGCGATCGCGGCGGTCACCGGGCTGGCGGCCAAGACGGTGGCCTCGCTGCGGCGTTCGGCCGCGCGCGGCACCGAGCAGCCGCAGGCGCGGATCGGGCGGGACGGGCGGCGCCGGCCGCTGGACAGTGCCGAGGGGCGCCGCCGGGCGGTGGAGCTGATCACCCGCAGCCCGCAGGCGTCGCTGCGGGAGGTCGCCAAGGCGGCCGGGATCTCCCCGGGCACCGTGCGCGACGTGCGCAGACGCCTGGCCAGCGGACTGGACCCGATACCGGCGCAGCGGCGGGCCGCGGCCCGGCCGGCCCCGGCGGCCCCGCCGCGCGGCGCGCAGCCGGCGGCGGTGCGCTCCGGCGGCCAGGTCCGGGCCCGTATCACCGCCGCGCGCACGCATCCGTCCCTGGCCCGTCCGGCTGCCGCGGGGGCGGCCGGACGGGTGCTGGGCCCCGCCGCGCTGCGCGGCGGTGCGGACCGGGACCGGGAGGCGATGTTCAAGGCGCTGTGCCGCGACCCCTCGCTGCGGCACTCGGAGACCGGACGGCTGCTGCTGCGGATGCTGGAGATGCACGCGATGGCCCCGCAGCAGTGGCAGGCGGTCACCGACGCCGTCCCGGCCCACTGCGCGGACCTGGTACGGGCGCTGGCCGCCGAATGCGCCCGCTCCTGGCAGGAGTTCGCCACCGTGGTGGCCCGGGGCCGGTGTGCCTGA
- a CDS encoding MFS transporter yields MTGRQRLVLVVLLVAQFMLAVDFSILNVALPQIGKGLGFSLANLQWIATTFALCAAGFTLLFGRVADLFGRRRLFLVGLAVLGASSLVGGLAVDPAMLLCARVAQGLATACVTPAGLSLLTTSFPEGPLRDKALGLNGALMSAGFTTGAILGGVLTDLLSWRWSFFINVPVAVVVLVVAPAVLSESRPKQRPRLDVPGAVTVTAGLLAIVFGLTQAGDHGWGSAPALAPLIAGVVLLVAFYFVEAKAASPLVPVSILKRRTVIFGNLAGLIAFITETSLVFLMTLYMQEVLGYSPLAAGLSFGVLGVGTIIGGAVAARVIAATSTRVTLAAGGLLQTAATAVLLLLGAQHSSIWLLLAGTFAGGVGNMLVIVGFMVTATSGLADHEQGMATGLATMTQQIGITMGTPIMSAIATSVIAGRAGGGPVLDGVRLAVAVNAAVVLAGALIVPAVLPRRTAAAPAPAAAGGA; encoded by the coding sequence ATGACCGGCCGTCAGCGGCTGGTGCTGGTGGTGCTGCTGGTCGCGCAGTTCATGCTGGCGGTGGACTTCTCGATCCTGAACGTGGCGCTGCCGCAGATCGGCAAGGGGCTGGGCTTCTCGCTGGCGAACCTGCAGTGGATCGCCACGACGTTCGCGCTGTGCGCGGCCGGGTTCACGCTGCTGTTCGGGCGGGTGGCCGACCTGTTCGGGCGGCGCCGGCTGTTCCTGGTGGGCCTGGCGGTGCTGGGTGCCTCCTCGCTGGTGGGCGGGCTGGCCGTGGACCCGGCGATGCTGCTGTGCGCGCGGGTGGCGCAGGGTCTTGCCACCGCGTGCGTGACCCCGGCCGGGCTGTCGCTGCTGACCACCTCCTTCCCCGAGGGGCCGCTGCGGGACAAGGCGCTGGGCCTGAACGGGGCGCTGATGTCGGCGGGGTTCACCACCGGCGCGATCCTGGGCGGGGTGCTGACCGACCTGCTCTCGTGGCGCTGGTCGTTCTTCATCAACGTGCCCGTGGCCGTGGTGGTCCTGGTGGTCGCCCCGGCGGTGCTGTCCGAGTCGCGGCCCAAGCAGCGGCCCCGTCTGGACGTGCCGGGCGCGGTGACCGTCACCGCCGGCCTGCTGGCCATCGTCTTCGGCCTGACCCAGGCCGGTGACCACGGCTGGGGCAGCGCGCCGGCGCTGGCCCCGCTGATCGCCGGCGTCGTGCTGCTGGTCGCCTTCTACTTCGTGGAGGCCAAGGCCGCCTCCCCGCTGGTGCCGGTGTCCATCCTCAAACGGCGCACCGTCATCTTCGGCAACCTGGCCGGCCTGATCGCCTTCATCACCGAGACCTCCCTGGTCTTCTTGATGACCCTGTACATGCAAGAGGTGCTGGGGTACTCGCCGCTGGCGGCCGGGCTGTCCTTCGGCGTGCTGGGGGTGGGCACCATCATCGGCGGCGCGGTGGCCGCCAGGGTGATCGCGGCCACCTCCACCCGGGTGACCCTGGCCGCCGGCGGCCTGCTGCAGACCGCGGCCACCGCCGTGCTGCTGCTGCTGGGCGCCCAGCACTCCTCGATCTGGCTGCTGCTGGCCGGCACCTTCGCCGGCGGCGTCGGCAACATGCTGGTCATCGTCGGCTTCATGGTCACCGCCACCTCCGGCCTGGCCGACCACGAACAGGGCATGGCCACCGGGCTGGCCACCATGACCCAGCAGATCGGCATCACCATGGGCACCCCGATCATGTCCGCGATCGCCACCTCGGTGATCGCCGGCCGTGCCGGAGGCGGCCCGGTCCTGGACGGGGTCCGCCTGGCGGTGGCCGTCAACGCCGCCGTCGTCCTGGCCGGCGCGCTGATCGTGCCCGCCGTCCTGCCCCGCCGCACCGCCGCCGCCCCGGCCCCCGCCGCCGCGGGCGGGGCGTAA
- a CDS encoding SDR family NAD(P)-dependent oxidoreductase translates to MAIDLHLDGRVFVVTGASSGIGLCCARLLAAQGARVVAVARRPLPADAGPHITAVAGDLTDPRTAQEAAQTALRAHGRIDGLVNNAGALTSRTGFLQVTDDDWQQTFATNFHSAVRMTRAVLPAMIERGEGALVHIASEAARFPAPALVDYAATKTALLSVSKTLAAEFGPHGIRSVVVSPGPTRTELFDAPGGFADQLAAEYGMDPDAAVDHFVRNERRLPSGRIGTPADVARVVAYLLSPLAGQVTGTEWAVDGGALRQL, encoded by the coding sequence ATGGCGATCGATCTGCACCTGGACGGCCGGGTGTTCGTGGTGACCGGGGCCTCCTCCGGGATCGGCCTGTGCTGCGCCCGGCTGCTGGCCGCCCAGGGCGCCCGGGTGGTGGCGGTGGCCCGCCGCCCGCTGCCCGCCGACGCCGGCCCGCACATCACCGCCGTGGCCGGCGACCTGACCGACCCGCGCACCGCGCAGGAGGCCGCGCAGACCGCGCTGCGCGCCCACGGCCGCATCGACGGCCTGGTCAACAACGCCGGCGCGCTGACCTCCCGCACCGGCTTCCTCCAGGTCACCGACGACGACTGGCAGCAGACCTTCGCCACCAACTTCCACTCCGCGGTGCGCATGACCCGCGCCGTGCTGCCGGCCATGATCGAACGCGGCGAGGGCGCGCTGGTGCACATCGCCAGCGAGGCGGCCCGTTTCCCCGCCCCGGCCCTGGTGGACTACGCCGCCACCAAGACCGCGCTGCTGTCGGTCTCCAAGACCCTGGCCGCCGAGTTCGGCCCGCACGGCATCCGCTCGGTGGTGGTCTCACCCGGCCCCACCCGCACCGAACTGTTCGACGCCCCCGGCGGCTTCGCCGACCAGCTCGCCGCCGAATACGGCATGGACCCCGACGCGGCCGTCGACCACTTCGTCCGCAACGAACGCCGCCTGCCCAGCGGACGCATCGGCACCCCCGCCGACGTCGCCCGCGTCGTGGCCTACCTGCTCTCCCCGCTGGCCGGCCAGGTCACCGGCACCGAATGGGCCGTCGACGGAGGCGCCCTGCGCCAGCTGTGA
- a CDS encoding sigma-70 family RNA polymerase sigma factor codes for MEQESAQDRTARFERDALVHLDQLYAAALRLTRDRQDAEDLVQETYARAYRCFHQFRPGTNLRAWLQRILTTTFINAYRKKKTEPPQAPAGQIEDWQLAGAASRLPAGGESAETAALRRIFDPAVAEAMSSIPYDLRLVVYLADVEGYAYREIAALTGVPQGTVTSRLHRARRRLRVLLAPYDPGHGAGHGAPRPGEGGPPGCQRPRGGGREAPARGRIPAQRGHRTPAPASVPASAATAGSAVPAVSGAGRPGGGAGQGGAG; via the coding sequence GTGGAGCAGGAGAGCGCGCAGGACCGCACCGCGCGGTTCGAGCGGGACGCGCTGGTCCATCTCGACCAGCTGTACGCCGCGGCGCTGCGGCTGACCCGGGACCGGCAGGACGCCGAGGACCTGGTGCAGGAGACGTACGCGCGCGCGTACCGGTGCTTCCACCAGTTCCGGCCGGGGACCAATCTGCGGGCGTGGCTGCAGCGGATCTTGACGACGACGTTCATCAACGCCTACCGCAAGAAGAAGACCGAGCCGCCGCAGGCGCCGGCCGGGCAGATCGAGGACTGGCAGCTGGCGGGGGCGGCCTCGCGGCTGCCGGCGGGCGGGGAGTCGGCCGAGACGGCGGCGCTGCGCCGGATCTTCGACCCGGCGGTGGCCGAGGCGATGTCGTCGATCCCCTACGACCTGCGGCTGGTGGTCTACCTGGCCGATGTCGAGGGCTACGCCTACCGGGAGATCGCGGCGCTGACCGGGGTGCCGCAGGGCACCGTGACCTCCCGGCTGCACCGTGCGCGGCGCCGGCTGCGGGTGCTGCTGGCCCCCTACGATCCCGGTCACGGCGCCGGCCATGGCGCGCCCCGGCCGGGGGAGGGGGGCCCGCCGGGGTGCCAGCGGCCACGCGGCGGCGGGCGGGAGGCGCCGGCGCGCGGGCGGATCCCCGCCCAGCGCGGCCACCGCACCCCCGCCCCCGCCTCCGTCCCCGCCTCCGCCGCGACGGCGGGTTCCGCCGTGCCCGCGGTCTCCGGCGCGGGCCGGCCGGGCGGCGGGGCCGGGCAGGGGGGTGCGGGTTAG